One Mercurialis annua linkage group LG3, ddMerAnnu1.2, whole genome shotgun sequence DNA window includes the following coding sequences:
- the LOC126671199 gene encoding pentatricopeptide repeat-containing protein At3g22470, mitochondrial-like, whose protein sequence is MFMPIVLLPIAYVKLENPMLPLIYFKECDVNQIVKTMKQRGIEPNVVTYNSLIDGYCQQNQFIEARVVFDTMVSNGCTPDEVTYNILIKLYCKNKRIDDAKQLFKDITPSIVTYTSMIHGLCQAGRLLDGRDLFNNMPCIGPSPNIATYGSLIHGFCKHGDFDAGLALFHEMEKSMLKPNCEIYSSLIDGLCKAGKFKDAKDLFNRFLIQGLQPDAQTYNILINGTCKEGLLDKAYQVYRKMIEDGCSPHSCTYNVIIQGFLKHNELLGAKQLIEEMRDKGFCADATTLSLVADVLSSDDGTMRKLLDLKDKGSVELPLIVKLIVFLVIPAYQVCFTLMVSSLSNKFKLVYSEEIETEPKEAALISMGTEVDLMKILRTL, encoded by the exons ATGTTTATGCCTATAGTATTATTGCCGATAGCTTATGTAAAATTGGAAAATCCAATGTTGCCGTTGATTTACTTCAAAGAATGCGATGTCAACCAAATAGTTAAAACAATGAAGCAGAGGGGGATAGAGCCAAATGTGGTCACTTACAATTCACTCATAGATGGATATTGTCAGCAGAACCAATTCATTGAGGCTAGAGTTGTATTTGACACGATGGTAAGCAATGGCTGCACACCTGATGAAGTGACTTACAATATCTTGATTAAATTGTACTGCAAAAACAAAAGAATAGATGATGCAAAGCAACTTTTTAAAGATATAACACCTTCCATTGTTACTTATACTTCTATGATACATGGCTTATGCCAAGCAGGAAGGCTTTTGGATGGGCGTGATCTTTTTAACAACATGCCTTGTATTGGCCCTTCTCCCAATATAGCAACTTATGGAAGTTTGATACATGGCTTTTGCAAACACGGGGATTTCGATGCCGGATTGGCTCTATTTCATGAAATGGAAAAGAGTATGTTGAAACCTAATTGTGAAATCTACAGCAGTTTAATTGATGGTTTGTGTAAAGCTGGAAAGTTTAAAGATGCTAAAGATTTGTTCAATAGATTTCTCATTCAAGGATTGCAGCCTGATGCTCAAACATATAATATACTAATCAATGGAACATGCAAAGAAGGATTATTAGATAAAGCCTACCAGGTCTACAGAAAAATGATAGAGGATGGTTGCTCTCCACATAGTTGCACGTATAATGTGATTATCCAAGGATTTCTCAAGCACAACGAGCTGCTGGGGGCAAAACAACTTATTGAAGAAATGCGCGATAAGGGATTTTGTGCAGATGCCACCACATTATCCTTGGTAGCAGATGTATTGTCCAGTGATGATGGCACTATGAGAAAGCTACTTGATCTTAAGGATAAAGGCTCAGTTGAG TTGCCTCTAATTGTTAAGCTCATCGTATTTCTTGTTATCCCTGCATATCAAGTCTGTTTCACACTGATGGTTAGCTCACTATCTAATAAGTTCAAATTAGT